CTAAAAATAGAACTCAATAAATCCTCTGCCTAGGGTCAATTGCTTGATCCGATCTGGCTCAACACTCTTATTATTTCTTGATTACGCTGCATTTGGGCCCAGTCTAGGGGGCTACGTCCGGTATAATCACGTATCGATAAATCTGCATTATTTTCAAGTAGGAGTTGGACTATTTGTATGTGACTTTCTTTGACCGCCATCATCAATGGTGTCACGCCCTCTTTATTCTGGCGGTCAGGACTGGCTTGTACACCCAATAGAAGTTGCGCAATTTCATACTCTCCGAGTTCGGCCGCCCAGCTTAAAGCTGTTCGGCCAAAGTCATCCATGATATCGGGCCGCGCACCAAACTTTATTAAGGTTTCAACAATATCAAAATGTCGTCCGATAGTTGCCATCATTAAGGGGGTGCGCCCGTCTTCCGAAAACTTTACATTCGGGTTGGCGCCCGATTTCAAGAGATAGTCCACAGACTGCCAATCTCCTTGCTGCGCCGCTCCAAACAGAGGACTTAAGCCTACTTTCTGTAATTTTATTCCCATTTGCGCTTGGGCTTGAGACAAAGAAATTGTAAATGTACCACATATGATCATCGCCAAACTTAAAGCTGAGACAACACTCAAGTTCCAGAAATTTGGCCGAAAGTAACCTAATTTTGATGCGCAAGATCGACCTCGGTGTATAAGAAAAAAAGGTATCCAATCATAAGCAAAACTGTTGCTGTCAAGTTTCGTCATTTTACTCGACATTCTTTTGCACTCCCAAAAGCGTAGTTAGATGTTAAAATAGGCCATGAAAAAAAAATCTTCTGGCCTAATAATCGCCGCACCTGCAAGCGGCAACGGTAAAACGATTATAACGCTTGGACTAATTCGTGCATTGAAAAATAATGGCTATGTTGTAGCTCCGGCAAAAATTGGACCTGATTACATAGATCCAAGCTATCTAGCTGCTGCGGCTGACATGCCATGCCTAAACCTAGACCTGTGGGCAATGAGGTTGGAGACCATTGCAGGGCATTGTTTCAGCCTCTCCAAAGCAGCGCCACTCATAATTTGCGAGGGCGTGATGGGATTATTTGATGGCACGTGCAATGGCAAGAATTCCACCGCTGATCTTTCAGCAACAACGGGTTGGCCTGTGATTTTAGTTGTAGATGTAAAAGGGCAGGCAGCTTCTGCAGCGGCAGTGATAAGAGGTTTCGCAAACCATCGGGATGATTTCGACTTATGTGGAGTGATATTCAATCGTGTCGGCAGCACAAAACATCGCCAATCTATATCTAATGCAATGAAAGAAACCCTCCCAAGCATCCCAATTTTAGGTTTTGTGCCAAAGACTGTTAGCATGCAACTAGCGGAACGGCATTTGGGTCTAATTCATGCGTCCGAAACGGGTCAGATGTTAGAGTTTCTGTCCGCAGCAAGTGAACTTATAGCAAACAGCATTGATCTAGGAACTCTTGCCAGTCTCGCTCAAGAGACAAGGATCGAAATGCGCGAGAAAAAGTCTGCCCTAGCTCCAATCGGGCAACATATCGCAGTTGCAAGGGACGCAGCATTTGCATTTTTATACGACGCGCTTTTACAGGATTGGCGAAATCAAAATGCCGAGCTCTCGTTCTTTTCACCTCTTGCCAATGAAAAGCCGTCGAGCCATGCAGATGCGATCTACTTGCCTGGTGGATACCCCGAGTTGTATGCAGAACAACTTGCCAGTAATGGAGATTTTCATGCAGGACTTCGATCCGCAGCATCAAAAGCTTTTGTTTATGGCGAATGTGGCGGCTTTATGGTGCTCGGAAAAAGCATAATTGACAGATGTGGTAAAGGCCACCACATGACTGGTCTTTTGCCACTCGAGAGTAGTTTTGCAAACCCAAAGTTACATCTAGGTTACCGCGAGGTAAAGAGCTGCTCAGACACCCCGTTCGGTTCTGTGGGAAAAAGGTTCCGGGGACACGAATTTCATTACTCCACCGCGACAACACTTGATCCAGACATAGGAAAATTATTTTCTTGCACCGACTCCGCCCAAAAACCCCTGGAGTCTTCAGGCCTGATCTCAAATAACGTCGCAGGCTCATTCATTCATCTCGTAGATGAGGCCTAGAAAAATGGCTCCCTTCTGGAAACGTAAGAAATTATCCAATATGTCGGTGGCAGAATGGGAAGCCATTTGCGACGGGTGTGGATCCTGTTGCCTACATAAAATACAAGACGTAGATACCGGTGATATTGCATTTACTAACGTTTCCTGCCACCAACTCGATCTTGAGACTTGTAAGTGTTCTGATTACTGTCGACGTCAAGAAAGTGTACCAGACTGCATAAATCTTAATCACCATAATATTCAGAAACTCGAATGGTTGCCAAACACCTGCGCCTACCGATTGCTGGACGAGGGCAAGGAGCTTTTCTGGTGGCATCCCTTAGTATCAGGCGATCCCGAAACGGTTCATACGGCAGGAATATCTGTACGCGGAAAAGGTATTTGTGAGAATGACGTCGAGGACATTAAAGATCACATAGAAAAATGGCTTGTAAAAGCAGCAGATCCCATAAATCAAGATGACAGATAAAATTATTGCACAGAAAGATTACGAAAGCTCTGTAATCATCCGTCATGCGGTAAACGCAAAGCGCATATCACTTAGAATTGATGGCACAATCCGACGAGGAGTTCTCGTGCTACCACCGAATATTTCAGAAGAAGAGGGACTAGAATTTGCCAATAAAAATAAAGAATGGCTGAATGAGCAAATCGCACGTCTTCCCCGTTTTGTGCCCTTTCATGATGGTGTGACGATTCCTTTCCGAGGCAAACCACTGATTGTCAGGCATGGTGGAAACACACGCGGTTTAATCAAATTTGACGGGGATCGATTGATAGTATTTGGTAGGCAAGAACATTTTCGGCGACGGCTAACAGACTGGCTAAAAAGCCAAGCTCGCTGCGAGATAGGTCAATTGGTGACAAACAAATCATTGAAAATTAGTTGCAAGGCAGGACGCATTTCCATACGAGACCAAAAAGGGCGATGGGGGAGTTGCTCCTCCAACGGTAATTTAGCCTTTAGTTGGCGCCTCATTATGGCGCCAAGTTTTGTTCTTGACTATGTTGTCGCTCATGAAGTGGCTCATTTGGTCGAGCACAATCATTCTCGCGCGTTTTGGAATGTTGTTAGGTCTCTTACAAACCATACAGACGGCGGGCGTATTTGGCTCAAGCACGAAGGCCTTCAGCTGCACCGCTATGGAAAATAACTTTAGTTTATTAATCTTTTCCAATAACACCAGGTAATCGGCGGTATGGTAGGTCTCGGTGCGCATCCTCCATTATCATTTTCCAGAGTTGTGCCGGCAGTGAGCCACCGGTCAGACCTTTAGTTGGTTGGCCATTGTCATTGCCCATCCAAACACCTGTAACATAGTGACCTGTATATCCAATGAACCAAGCATCGCGATAGCCCTGAGTAGTTCCGGTTTTCCCAGCAGCGGGCGGCTTGATACGTGCTGCTTTTCCCGTGCCCCAATCCAAAGCAGCGTGCAATAGATCATTCATGACAATGACATCTCGATCGGCCACTACTTGAGTCGATATACCGCTTGAGCGACTATATATATTGCGACCATCAGGTGTGCTTATCCTTTCAATGCCGAATGGCTCAACTGCACGCCCAGCATTTGCAAATGTTGCATAAGAAGCAACTAATTCGGATAGCCTTATTTCATAAACCCCAAGGGCTAGTGATGGTTTAGACCCAAGCTTACTGGCAACACCAAGCCGCCGCGCCACTTGAACAACTTTGTCACGACCAATCTTCTCCGCTAACGCTACCGCAATAGCGTTGGAAGAACGCGCAACACCCTCACGCAAGGTCATAGGCCCCAAATGCCGACGGTTATAATTACGCGGTTTCCAACCCTGCACTGCAATTGGCATGTCTTTAACACGCTGATCCGGATCCATCCCACTTTCCACGGCAGCAAGGTAGACAAATAGTTTAAATGCAGAACCCGGCTGTCTCCGGGCTTGAGTCGCGCGATTAAATTGACTGAAGTCGTAATTGCTCCCGCCCACCATAAGGCGAATAGCGCCATTAGGTGATAGAGTCAGGACTGCTACTTGACCCGCTCTTTTCTCTTTCGCAAAACTCATAACAGCAGAAGTATGTTTTTCCGCTGCCCTCTGCAACGTCGGGTCGAGTGTTGTATGAATTATAACATCATTGTCGAAACCGCCCAAAAAACCCTCTGCCTGACGCAAAACCCAATCTGCAAAATAACGGGTCCCGGAACGTGGTACCCTCTTATTAATAGTAGCCACCGATTGACGAAATTGACTGTGCGCTGCTTGCTCCGACAACCAACCGACGGCAGCCATGTTTCTTAAAATCTGATTAGCACGCTCGGCCGCACGTTTGGGGTATACAGTAGGATTATAACGACTCGGCGCCTTCAAAAGCCCCACTAATACCGCCGATTCGTAAAGCCCTAGCTTACTCGATGATTTGCCAAAGTAATGTCTGGCCGCGGCATCCACACCATAAAGACCAGCTCCGAAGTAAGCTCGATTAAGGTAAAGTGTGAGTATCTCGTCTTTAGTAAAATGATATTCGAGCCAGAAAGCTAATAATATCTCGCGGATTTTTCGCGATAGCGTACGCTCCTGTGTCAAAAATAAGTTCTTCGCCAATTGTTGAGTGATGGTACTACCACCCTGAAGGATACGACCTGCATTTATGTTTCGGCCCAGTGCCCTGAGAATGCCGATAAGGTCAATACCCAGATGTTTGTAAAAGCGCCTGTCTTCAGTCGCCAATAGAGCATTGGGCACTGTGATTGGCAGATTTCTCAAAAGGACCGGTTTTCCATGCCGGTTGCCGAACTGAAAAATAGGGCTTCCATCAACAGCTAAAATTCTGACTTCTGCCTTCCTATAGGAAGCTTTCTCCAAATTCGTAATATTTGGCAGGCTCAAAGCCGCAAAAAGAAGACCTCCTAATACAGCTGCTGTGCTCCAAAATAAAAACTGCGTTATATAGAGCTTATATCGCCACCGTTTTTTTTTACTAACAGATCGGCTTTTTTTGCTTTTGCGTGCCATTATAATTCTTTCAAAGAATACAATTGTTTCTAGATCGAAATGAAATATCGGATCTCAAATACGACCTTGAAGACATGTCCTAGACTCATCAATATTCCACTGGACAGAAAGCAATACAAACTACCGTATGGTTTCTTTTGGATATAGACCCCAGAGGCCTTTTCGGCGAATCCAGCCTTCATGGTCATGAGCCGAAACATAACACCAATCTAAATCGCATCTTTTAACGAGAACAATCATCTTGGTTGAAAGTCTAGCGATTGCGGGAGCACTATCGCTTGGCCGGCGGCGCATGGTTTTTTGAACTCCGGTGAGTATTAAACTTCTTTTGTATTCGAGCATAGCACGGTGGACCCATCCTTCACCACCTTCCCAATCACGTATCTTCCTCCATGTATCATATTGTGCAATGACTTCTATCGGTGCATGACGCTGAACAAACTTCCATTTTACGGGATAGCGAACTCCTGGCCCTGCCCGAACATTCACGTCATTTGCACGTATCGAAGCAAAGCGCTGAACGAGTTTGCCTTTCTTGGCTTTTTGTGCGGACACCTCAATTGGACTAGAAATAACTATAGAACTAACAAGAAAAATATAAAAAAAGCTTTTTAAAATCATCTTCAACAACCCAAAATACGACACACCCATAGAAAAGCTATTGTCTGTATAGCATGTAATATATTTGCATACTGCAATGTTCGCGCCGCTCAACTAGCAAAGACCCAAATAATGAGTATAAAACCATTAACAATTGAAATTCCGTATCGCGAGCCTGTGGTTGCCTTTTCTCCTTTTGCGGCCAGTCCACATTCTATCTTCCTTGATTCGCCGGAAGGCTTAGGTCGCTACGCCTATTTTGCGCCAGCTCCAGAAGCGCTAGAGGTGGCCATAATAAACGGTTCAGACAACCCGTGGGACCGAATCAATGATCGATTAAACAATATAACTCTAGACCCGATCGAGAATTTACCACCATTTCAAACGGGAATTATGGGATATTTGGGATATGAAATGGGTAGGCATCTCGAACGTATCCCCCCCCCTCCGGCAGACGGAACAAACCTTCCAGAAATGATTGTTGGAGCATATCATCTTGTGGCAGCTTTTGACACCAAAGCTAAAAAAGCTTGGGTGATTGCTACCCCAACTCCCGGGAAAAGTGCCAGTTATACGGCTTGGCGAGCATCCACCTTTGCAAAGGGGATTGCCAATGGACCAAAAAGCTTACCAGTGCCAATGGCGCCATGTGGAAAATGGGAACCCGATTTTGTCAAGACTGAATACAACGCTAAAATTGAGGCGGCTATTGAATACATAAAAGCGGGTGACATTTTTCAAACAAATCTAACGCAACGGTTTTGTATTTCTCGACCCCCCGGAATCTCAGCTTTTGAGTTATATCTTATACTCCGAGCCAGAAACCCTGCTCCCTTTGCAGCATTCATTAACTGCGGCCAAGGAAGAGCTGTCTTATCGGCATCACCAGAAAGATTTTTACAGCTCAAAGCTGACGGCTCAGTTGTAACTGAACCAATCAAAGGATCACGCCCAAGAGGAGCAAACCTCGAAGAGGATCAACGGCTAGCAACCGATCTAAAATTAAGTGAAAAAGACATGGCCGAAAACCTCATGATTGTGGATTTGCTTAGAAACGATCTTTCTAAGGTCTGCGAGATTGGGTCGGTGATGACACCGTCATTATTCAAACTTAAAAGTTTTGCTGAGATGCACCACCTAGTATCGACGGTTACCGGTAAATTGAAAAAGTGTGAAAATTCTATTTCCCTTATGAAAGCATGTTTTCCTGGAGGGTCGGTCACAGGCGCGCCTAAAATTCGTGCTATGGAAATTATTAATGAGCTTGAGGCCACACGACGGGGGCCTTATTGCGGTGCCATCGGTTGGTTTGGCTATAATGGAGCCATGGATTCGAGTATCGTAATACGTACATTAATTGTTGAAAAGAACTCTGTCATAGCTCAGGCTGGAGGGGGCATAGTAGCAGACTCCTCCCCCAAACTGGAATATGATGAAACTCTTCATAAAGTGCGCGCTCTACTGAGATGTTTAGATCCGGAGGATCATAGCGAGTTGTGAAATTTTGGTTTAATGGTGAAATTTTTGACACTGAGGACAAAGTTATTGCAGTGGATGACAGAGCGTTCATGCTTGGCGATGGATTGTTTGAGACTGTTTTAGCTCGAGATAAAGTCCCACTGCGCCTCTCTGCTCATCTACAGAGACTTCGACAAGGAGCGGAATTAATTGACTTGCAAATAGGTATAAATAATGAAGAGTTATCCTCTGCCTTCGCTCTAGTATTAGACGCAAATAAACTAGACGATGGAGTTCTGCGCCTCACTGTTAGTCGAGGTACTTGCCAACGTGGTCTTTTACCTCCCTCCCAAAATACACCATCTTTGGCAATAACAGTTAACCCAGTGCCCCCTTACAAAAGTGAGACAAACGCGATCATCTCTACCAGATTTCGAAGGGATGAATTATCTACTCTTTCGCGATGCAAAACGCTTAGCTATCTCGGTAATATCATTGCCCGCCAAGAGGCAGAGAGCTATGGAGCCAATGAAGCTTTATTGCTTAATACTCAAAAACGTTTAGCGGAGGCGACAATAGCCAATCTTTTCCTGGTGGTTGGCAATCGAATCTTCACTCCTCCTGTCACTGACGGCGCTCTACCTGGAATAATGCGTGGCGAGATCCTCGCCAAATTCGGAGCAGAAGAAAAGAAACTACCGGTAGATATCCTTGGTCAGGCAAGTGAAGGTTTCCTCACTAATTGCTTAGGGGTACGACCGTTGCTAAAGGTTGATGGGCAGACCATCGGAAACGGTAGAATCGGACCTATAACTTCACACTTGAGGAGCATTTTACCCTGACAGTTGGTGTTATCACACACCCAACGCACCTATGGTAGGTGAAGACCCACACAGTTTGCAGCCATCCTCACGCATAACTTTAAGTTTGGTAAACCGCCCATCCAGCCCGTTGTAAAGGACTAATTTGCCAGACAACCCTTCACCTATTCCAAGAAGTTCTTTTATGACTTCAGTCGCCTGCAAGGATCCCATAACTCCGGCAACAGCCCCGAAAATCCCGGCTTGCTCGCAGCGCGGCACAGTTCCAGGTGCAGGCGGACTTGGAAACAAACAACGATAACAAGGGTTTTTATCACCTGGAACAAAGGGTTTAAAAGTGGATAACTGTCCTTCAAAACGAAGCAATGCAGCAGAAACAAGGGTTTTTTTGGAAAAGAAACATGCGTCATTCAATAAATAACGTGTGGTAAAATTATCCGAACCGTCAACAACTAAATCAAAGTTATTTATCAGGTCGCTTGCATTATTGTTTGTCAATCTCATTCGGTAGGTCTCAACAGCAACCTCTGGATTAAGCTCAAAAATTGCTTCTCGAGCACTCATCACCTTGGCCGTGCCTACACCCTCTTCACGATGGATTATCTGTCGTTGCAGATTACTTAATTCAACTTTATCAAAATCAATCACGCCTATCGTTCCAACCCCGGCTGCAGCGAGGTAAAGCAGCACTGGAGACCCCAGGCCACCGGCTCCCACAATAAGAACCCGAGAAGTCAAAAGCTTCTCTTGCCCTTGTACCCCAACCTCGGCAAGAGCGGTATGTCTTGCGTAACGCTTTTCTTGGGATTTATTGAGAATCGTTACCACAGGTTATAGCTCATCAAATAGTTGTGTTGAGAGATAACGTTTTGCAAATGAAGGTACTATCACAACAACTCGTTTTTTTATCATTTCAGCTCTCCCGCATATTTCAATAGCCGCCGCTAAAGCAGCTCCTGGAGAAATCCCAGCAGGAAGTCCTCCAAGCCGAGCGACTTGTCTTGCAGAAATAAAAGCAGACTCACTCGCAATAGTTATAACCTCATCAATTAGGGATTGGTCAAGAATCGGAGGTACAAATCCAGTCCCTATACCGTCAATTCTGTGACTACCTGGCGCTCCACCCGAGAGCACAGCACTATTTTCCGGTTCAACAGCGATAATCTTTATTTCTGGGTTACAAGCTTTCAATAAACGCCCGCACCCAGTCAATGTGCCTCCAGTGCCTACGCTTGATACAATCACATCTACTAACCCATCAGTATCTGTCCATATCTCTTCGGCTGTTGTACGAGCGTGAATAGTGGTGTTAGCTTCGTTATGAAATTGTTGAGGCATTATTGCATTTGAATTATTTTCTATGATTTCTTCAGCACGACGAATCGCTCCCGTCATGCCTTCTTTGGCGGGAGTCAATTCAAGTTCTGTCCCCAAAAAATTTAACATTTTTCTACGTGCCACTGATTGCGACGCAGGCATCGTTAAAATTAAACGGTAGCCTTTTCTTGCGGCTGCAAAAACAAGCGCTATTCCAGCATCACCTGACGTTGGCTCACAAATATGCTTTCCGAGTTGAATCGGCCATCAGATTTAGGTGCCGAGAGCATTGCAATACCTATACGACCTTTTACGGAACCCATTGGGTTGAAAACTCGAGTTTCGCCAACAGGCCCGAACCAAGACCTTTTTCCTAGGTAATACGTGAAAGCCTTACCAAGGGTGTTGCTCCAACAGAATCAAAGTTAAGGTCGTTGATACAACAGCCGGCCTCAAAGACGGACGATGATTTTTTGTTCGACACACATCTGCGTTTATTATGCTTCAAAAGTTTACACGCATTTGTTCTCACACTCTAAACCATATCCAGCAAAGGCCGTTTTTCCCATGAAAAATTTAGTCCTAGATGGCAAAATCAATAGTTGCCGTTTGAGATTGATGAATTCCGGCCGAACGGGCTTGAGAACACAAATCTTCAATGCTTAGGGCATCAAGCTTTTTAAAATAGTCCTCCTGAATTTCCTGCCAAATTGGGACGAGAACGCTAAGACCAATATCTGATTGAACTGGGGCCTCTAAAAGGCCAACATCGAGGTCAGCAATTATTCTTGCTATTTCCCCTCAAAAATCTTCTCCACTCACGAGCCAAACGATAACCTCCTCGCGGCCCTCGTACGCCCCGCAATATCACAGCACGGACCAAATACTGCAGAACCAGTTCGAGATAATGGCACGGTATACCCTGTCTATTTGCTATTTCACTTCGTTGTCTGGCCGGTCTGACGTCTTGTATGCATTATTTAGGACCGCTTCTATCGCAAACATCAATTTACGATTTACTTTCAGTGATTTAGCTCCGAATGCCGGTCGAACCAAACCCACGTTCGCCACGAGCCGTACTGGGCAAATCAGTTGTCTCATTCCAAGAAACTTGGTTTACAGGTGCAATTATCATCTGGGCAATGCGCATACCATATTCGATTAAAAGGGCCTTATCGCCGTGGTTTATTAATATAACACTTATTTCACCACGGTAATCAGCGTCAATCGTTCCTGGCGCATTAAGAACGGTTACCCCGTTTTTATGCGCTAGTCCTGAACGCGGGCGCACCTGGGCCTCGTAACCATGTGGCAGAGCTATAGCAAGTCCAGTAGGTATTAAGATACGTGAACCAGGAAAAAGTTCTAGCGGTGAATCAATTGCGGCCATCAGATCTACCCCTGCACTGCCGGAAGTAGCATATTCGGGCAGCGGTAATCCCAGTCCATTTGGAAACCGCTTTATGGGAACTGTTATCGCGTTCATACTGCTTTAAAGAATGTGGCGACGCGATCTGCAATGGTTCGGGCCGCAGCTACTTTGCTCATGCGCACCCAGTTCTCAACGGAATCAGCCTGCACAAAATGCAACTCATTATCTTCACCACCAAATATTCCCTTAGATTCAGAGACATCGTTAGCCAGCATCCAATCACAACCTTTTCGGGTACGCTTATCAATGGCATTTTCCACAACATCCTCGGTTTCGGCAGCGAAACCAACCACTAGCGCTGGACGCTTATTGTCGTCACGCTTGGCAAGCGCAGCTAAAATATCAGGATTTTTTTTAAGAGTAATAACCTGCTTATCTTCGTCAGACTTTTTGATCTTATGATCGGCCTGCTTTGCAATCCCCCAGTCCGCAACAGCGGCCGCACATATAGCAATGTCAACCGGAAGTGCTGACTCACATGCCTTAAGCATCTCAACAGCTGATTTTACATGCACAGTTTCAACACCCACCGGGTCCGCTAGCGCCACCGGACCGCATATCAGAGTAGTTTTTGCCCCAAGAAGAGCTAATGCACTCGCTATAGCATGCCCTTGTTTTCCTGATGAATGATTGGCAATGTAGCGTACTGGATCAATTGGCTCATGCGTTGGCCCACTGGTCACTAGTGCCCGACGGCCCTCTAGAGGCAAATTAACATTACCTTTACCCAATACAGACCCGACCTCTCCCACTATTTCATCAATGTTAGCCATGCGACCTTCCCCAAACTCACCACAAGCCATTGAGCCTACATTTGGCCCAACTTGAAACACCCCACGCCTTAGGAGTGTTTTCAAATTAGCACGTGTCGCTTCATGATCCCACATGCGCACATTCATGGCTGGAGCTATCATAACCGGCTTGTTTGTCGCTAAAATTGCAGTAGTCGCCAAATCATCAGCTATACCGACTGCCATTTTTGCAATAAAATTAGCGGTAGCAGGCGCCACTAACAACAAGTCTGCCTCACGGGAAAGTCGTATATGTCCCATCTCCAGCTCGTCTGTAAGTGAAAACAAGCCATCGTATACTTTTTGCCCTGACAATGCTGATAATGAAAGCGGTGTCACGAATTCTGAGCCGCCCTGAGTAAGCACACATGTAACAGTGCAACCGCTTTCTTGAAGCCGGCGAATCAAATCTGGGGTCTTATAGGCCGCAATTCCACCGGGAATTATCAGT
The DNA window shown above is from Pseudomonadota bacterium and carries:
- a CDS encoding ankyrin repeat domain-containing protein, which gives rise to MSSKMTKLDSNSFAYDWIPFFLIHRGRSCASKLGYFRPNFWNLSVVSALSLAMIICGTFTISLSQAQAQMGIKLQKVGLSPLFGAAQQGDWQSVDYLLKSGANPNVKFSEDGRTPLMMATIGRHFDIVETLIKFGARPDIMDDFGRTALSWAAELGEYEIAQLLLGVQASPDRQNKEGVTPLMMAVKESHIQIVQLLLENNADLSIRDYTGRSPLDWAQMQRNQEIIRVLSQIGSSN
- a CDS encoding cobyrinate a,c-diamide synthase encodes the protein MKKKSSGLIIAAPASGNGKTIITLGLIRALKNNGYVVAPAKIGPDYIDPSYLAAAADMPCLNLDLWAMRLETIAGHCFSLSKAAPLIICEGVMGLFDGTCNGKNSTADLSATTGWPVILVVDVKGQAASAAAVIRGFANHRDDFDLCGVIFNRVGSTKHRQSISNAMKETLPSIPILGFVPKTVSMQLAERHLGLIHASETGQMLEFLSAASELIANSIDLGTLASLAQETRIEMREKKSALAPIGQHIAVARDAAFAFLYDALLQDWRNQNAELSFFSPLANEKPSSHADAIYLPGGYPELYAEQLASNGDFHAGLRSAASKAFVYGECGGFMVLGKSIIDRCGKGHHMTGLLPLESSFANPKLHLGYREVKSCSDTPFGSVGKRFRGHEFHYSTATTLDPDIGKLFSCTDSAQKPLESSGLISNNVAGSFIHLVDEA
- a CDS encoding YcgN family cysteine cluster protein gives rise to the protein MAPFWKRKKLSNMSVAEWEAICDGCGSCCLHKIQDVDTGDIAFTNVSCHQLDLETCKCSDYCRRQESVPDCINLNHHNIQKLEWLPNTCAYRLLDEGKELFWWHPLVSGDPETVHTAGISVRGKGICENDVEDIKDHIEKWLVKAADPINQDDR
- a CDS encoding SprT family zinc-dependent metalloprotease; its protein translation is MTDKIIAQKDYESSVIIRHAVNAKRISLRIDGTIRRGVLVLPPNISEEEGLEFANKNKEWLNEQIARLPRFVPFHDGVTIPFRGKPLIVRHGGNTRGLIKFDGDRLIVFGRQEHFRRRLTDWLKSQARCEIGQLVTNKSLKISCKAGRISIRDQKGRWGSCSSNGNLAFSWRLIMAPSFVLDYVVAHEVAHLVEHNHSRAFWNVVRSLTNHTDGGRIWLKHEGLQLHRYGK
- a CDS encoding PBP1A family penicillin-binding protein, with the translated sequence MARKSKKSRSVSKKKRWRYKLYITQFLFWSTAAVLGGLLFAALSLPNITNLEKASYRKAEVRILAVDGSPIFQFGNRHGKPVLLRNLPITVPNALLATEDRRFYKHLGIDLIGILRALGRNINAGRILQGGSTITQQLAKNLFLTQERTLSRKIREILLAFWLEYHFTKDEILTLYLNRAYFGAGLYGVDAAARHYFGKSSSKLGLYESAVLVGLLKAPSRYNPTVYPKRAAERANQILRNMAAVGWLSEQAAHSQFRQSVATINKRVPRSGTRYFADWVLRQAEGFLGGFDNDVIIHTTLDPTLQRAAEKHTSAVMSFAKEKRAGQVAVLTLSPNGAIRLMVGGSNYDFSQFNRATQARRQPGSAFKLFVYLAAVESGMDPDQRVKDMPIAVQGWKPRNYNRRHLGPMTLREGVARSSNAIAVALAEKIGRDKVVQVARRLGVASKLGSKPSLALGVYEIRLSELVASYATFANAGRAVEPFGIERISTPDGRNIYSRSSGISTQVVADRDVIVMNDLLHAALDWGTGKAARIKPPAAGKTGTTQGYRDAWFIGYTGHYVTGVWMGNDNGQPTKGLTGGSLPAQLWKMIMEDAHRDLPYRRLPGVIGKD
- a CDS encoding SH3 domain-containing protein, giving the protein MILKSFFYIFLVSSIVISSPIEVSAQKAKKGKLVQRFASIRANDVNVRAGPGVRYPVKWKFVQRHAPIEVIAQYDTWRKIRDWEGGEGWVHRAMLEYKRSLILTGVQKTMRRRPSDSAPAIARLSTKMIVLVKRCDLDWCYVSAHDHEGWIRRKGLWGLYPKETIR
- the pabB gene encoding aminodeoxychorismate synthase component I; translated protein: MSIKPLTIEIPYREPVVAFSPFAASPHSIFLDSPEGLGRYAYFAPAPEALEVAIINGSDNPWDRINDRLNNITLDPIENLPPFQTGIMGYLGYEMGRHLERIPPPPADGTNLPEMIVGAYHLVAAFDTKAKKAWVIATPTPGKSASYTAWRASTFAKGIANGPKSLPVPMAPCGKWEPDFVKTEYNAKIEAAIEYIKAGDIFQTNLTQRFCISRPPGISAFELYLILRARNPAPFAAFINCGQGRAVLSASPERFLQLKADGSVVTEPIKGSRPRGANLEEDQRLATDLKLSEKDMAENLMIVDLLRNDLSKVCEIGSVMTPSLFKLKSFAEMHHLVSTVTGKLKKCENSISLMKACFPGGSVTGAPKIRAMEIINELEATRRGPYCGAIGWFGYNGAMDSSIVIRTLIVEKNSVIAQAGGGIVADSSPKLEYDETLHKVRALLRCLDPEDHSEL
- a CDS encoding aminotransferase class IV, with product MKFWFNGEIFDTEDKVIAVDDRAFMLGDGLFETVLARDKVPLRLSAHLQRLRQGAELIDLQIGINNEELSSAFALVLDANKLDDGVLRLTVSRGTCQRGLLPPSQNTPSLAITVNPVPPYKSETNAIISTRFRRDELSTLSRCKTLSYLGNIIARQEAESYGANEALLLNTQKRLAEATIANLFLVVGNRIFTPPVTDGALPGIMRGEILAKFGAEEKKLPVDILGQASEGFLTNCLGVRPLLKVDGQTIGNGRIGPITSHLRSILP
- the moeB gene encoding molybdopterin-synthase adenylyltransferase MoeB, with amino-acid sequence MLNKSQEKRYARHTALAEVGVQGQEKLLTSRVLIVGAGGLGSPVLLYLAAAGVGTIGVIDFDKVELSNLQRQIIHREEGVGTAKVMSAREAIFELNPEVAVETYRMRLTNNNASDLINNFDLVVDGSDNFTTRYLLNDACFFSKKTLVSAALLRFEGQLSTFKPFVPGDKNPCYRCLFPSPPAPGTVPRCEQAGIFGAVAGVMGSLQATEVIKELLGIGEGLSGKLVLYNGLDGRFTKLKVMREDGCKLCGSSPTIGALGV
- a CDS encoding pyridoxal-phosphate dependent enzyme — encoded protein: MQLGKHICEPTSGDAGIALVFAAARKGYRLILTMPASQSVARRKMLNFLGTELELTPAKEGMTGAIRRAEEIIENNSNAIMPQQFHNEANTTIHARTTAEEIWTDTDGLVDVIVSSVGTGGTLTGCGRLLKACNPEIKIIAVEPENSAVLSGGAPGSHRIDGIGTGFVPPILDQSLIDEVITIASESAFISARQVARLGGLPAGISPGAALAAAIEICGRAEMIKKRVVVIVPSFAKRYLSTQLFDEL
- the dut gene encoding dUTP diphosphatase, with the translated sequence MNAITVPIKRFPNGLGLPLPEYATSGSAGVDLMAAIDSPLELFPGSRILIPTGLAIALPHGYEAQVRPRSGLAHKNGVTVLNAPGTIDADYRGEISVILINHGDKALLIEYGMRIAQMIIAPVNQVSWNETTDLPSTARGERGFGSTGIRS